The Catenuloplanes niger genome includes a window with the following:
- a CDS encoding catalase, producing the protein MEARKIVDAVKDAVEAVTEPTVPGTPGSGTPTVAEPTTPREPLPPKSDQGTPEPVTPTGFDTGAPKTARGQQGAYLTTAQGARLRDTDHSLKAGPRGPILMQDHHFREKITHFDHERIPERVVHARGAGAHGVFTAYGSAEAITSAGFLKKNAETPVFVRFSTVLGSRGSADTVRDTRGFATKFYTSEGTFDLVGNNIPVFFIQDAIKFPDIIHAGKPHPDREIPQAQSAHDTFWDFVSLHTEAQHHTIWNMSDRGIPRSYRHMEGFGVHTFRMVNDAGETVLVKFHWKPKLGVHSLVWEEAQLASGVDPDFHRRDLYDAIEAGAYPEWELGVQVFPDTPDETFAGIDLLDPTKIVPEELAEVQPIGRLVLNRNPTNFFAEVEQVAFHLGNLPPGIDVTNDPLLQGRLFSYVDTQLTRLAGPNFSQIPINRPHAPVNDMLRDGFHQQGVHAGVAPYKPNSLDGGNPFETTEKAFADLPVRVAESTKVRENPASFDDHYSQVRLFWQSMTPVEKEHIVSAYTFELGKCYEQAIKERQLLALANIDADLCAQVAAGLGLPAPAPTVEPVEVAPSPALSQLGQEWPADGRIIGIVVGPDGADGAGAVREAILAAGALPLIIAPVGGHAGGLVVQRTFNTARSVEFDAILVADAAAPAADAIPARDAKAGAAGTIAVDPRVRLLIEEAWRHAKPVGAWGSGAAVLEQAGITGTPGVFLAESGPGALTTLQQFLALHRVWERFPATLA; encoded by the coding sequence ATGGAAGCGCGCAAGATCGTTGACGCGGTGAAGGATGCCGTGGAAGCCGTCACCGAACCCACGGTCCCCGGAACGCCGGGCAGCGGCACCCCCACCGTGGCGGAGCCGACGACGCCCCGCGAGCCACTGCCGCCGAAGAGCGATCAGGGCACGCCGGAGCCGGTCACCCCGACCGGCTTCGACACCGGGGCGCCGAAGACCGCACGGGGCCAGCAGGGCGCATACCTCACCACCGCGCAGGGAGCCCGGCTCCGGGACACGGACCATTCACTGAAGGCGGGCCCGCGAGGCCCGATCCTGATGCAGGACCACCACTTCCGCGAGAAGATCACGCACTTCGACCACGAGCGCATCCCGGAGCGCGTGGTGCACGCGCGTGGCGCCGGCGCGCACGGCGTGTTCACCGCCTACGGCAGCGCGGAGGCGATCACCAGCGCCGGCTTCCTGAAGAAGAACGCGGAGACGCCGGTGTTCGTCCGGTTCTCCACCGTGCTCGGCTCGCGCGGCTCGGCCGACACGGTCCGCGACACCCGCGGCTTCGCCACCAAGTTCTACACCAGCGAGGGTACGTTCGACCTGGTCGGAAACAACATCCCGGTGTTCTTCATCCAGGACGCGATCAAGTTCCCGGACATCATCCACGCCGGTAAGCCGCACCCGGACCGGGAGATCCCGCAGGCGCAGAGCGCGCACGACACGTTCTGGGACTTCGTCTCCCTGCACACCGAGGCCCAGCACCACACGATCTGGAACATGTCCGACCGGGGCATCCCGCGCTCGTACCGGCACATGGAGGGCTTCGGGGTCCACACGTTCCGGATGGTCAACGACGCCGGCGAGACCGTGCTGGTCAAGTTCCACTGGAAGCCGAAGCTCGGCGTCCACTCGCTGGTCTGGGAGGAGGCGCAGCTCGCGAGCGGCGTCGACCCGGACTTCCACCGGCGCGACCTCTACGACGCGATCGAAGCCGGCGCATACCCGGAATGGGAACTCGGTGTGCAGGTCTTCCCGGACACGCCGGACGAGACGTTCGCCGGCATCGACCTGCTCGACCCGACCAAGATCGTGCCGGAGGAGCTGGCCGAGGTGCAGCCGATCGGCCGCCTCGTGCTCAACCGGAACCCCACCAATTTCTTCGCCGAGGTCGAGCAGGTCGCTTTCCACCTCGGTAACCTGCCGCCCGGCATCGACGTCACCAACGACCCGCTGCTCCAGGGCCGGCTCTTCTCCTACGTGGACACGCAACTGACCCGGCTGGCCGGGCCGAACTTCTCGCAGATCCCGATCAACCGGCCGCACGCGCCGGTCAACGACATGCTCCGGGACGGCTTCCACCAGCAGGGCGTGCACGCGGGCGTGGCGCCGTACAAGCCGAACTCGCTGGACGGCGGCAACCCGTTCGAGACCACCGAGAAGGCGTTCGCCGACCTGCCGGTCCGGGTCGCCGAGTCGACCAAGGTGCGGGAGAACCCGGCCTCGTTCGACGACCACTACTCGCAGGTGCGCCTCTTCTGGCAGAGCATGACGCCGGTGGAGAAGGAGCACATCGTCTCCGCGTACACGTTCGAGCTCGGCAAGTGCTACGAGCAGGCGATCAAGGAACGTCAGCTGCTCGCGCTCGCCAACATCGACGCGGACCTGTGCGCACAGGTCGCGGCCGGTCTCGGCCTGCCCGCGCCGGCCCCCACCGTGGAGCCGGTCGAGGTCGCGCCGAGCCCCGCGCTGTCCCAGCTCGGTCAGGAGTGGCCGGCCGACGGCCGGATCATCGGCATCGTGGTCGGCCCGGACGGTGCCGACGGCGCCGGCGCGGTGCGTGAGGCGATCCTCGCCGCCGGCGCGCTGCCGCTGATCATCGCGCCGGTCGGCGGGCACGCCGGCGGCCTGGTCGTGCAGCGCACGTTCAACACCGCACGGTCCGTCGAGTTCGACGCGATCCTGGTCGCGGACGCCGCCGCCCCCGCCGCCGACGCGATCCCGGCCCGGGACGCGAAGGCCGGCGCGGCCGGCACGATCGCGGTCGACCCCCGGGTGCGGCTGCTCATCGAGGAGGCCTGGCGGCACGCCAAGCCGGTCGGCGCCTGGGGTTCCGGCGCCGCCGTGCTGGAGCAGGCCGGGATCACCGGCACGCCCGGCGTCTTCCTGGCCGAGTCCGGGCCCGGCGCGCTCACCACGCTCCAGCAGTTCCTCGCGCTGCACCGCGTGTGGGAACGATTCCCGGCCACGCTCGCCTGA
- a CDS encoding CBS domain-containing protein produces the protein MTTAREIMTPDATCVGEQETLADAARKMAELEVGALPICGADNRLKGMLTDRDIVVKAIAQGRNPADVRAGDLAQGKPVTIGADDDTTEILRTMSKHQVRRLPVIDGHDLVGMVALADVARALPDKPTGDLLDAISKP, from the coding sequence ATGACCACCGCTCGTGAGATCATGACCCCCGACGCCACCTGCGTGGGTGAGCAGGAGACGCTCGCCGACGCCGCCCGCAAGATGGCCGAGCTGGAGGTCGGCGCGCTGCCGATCTGCGGCGCCGACAACCGTCTGAAGGGCATGCTCACCGACCGCGACATCGTGGTGAAGGCGATCGCCCAGGGCCGCAACCCCGCCGACGTCCGCGCCGGCGACCTGGCCCAGGGCAAGCCGGTCACCATCGGCGCGGACGACGACACCACCGAGATCCTCCGCACCATGAGCAAGCACCAGGTCCGCCGGCTGCCGGTCATCGACGGGCACGACCTGGTCGGCATGGTGGCGCTGGCCGACGTGGCCCGCGCGCTCCCGGACAAGCCCACCGGTGACCTGCTCGACGCCATCAGCAAGCCCTGA
- a CDS encoding AraC family transcriptional regulator: protein MDTPQRMDVVTHDRDAVADAVNRIIRHRARVSFADADTTDLAVRSVAYRDLSAFRVRLTGVRYGADVPPMPMVTAGVIAGGRARIRIGRQEILLSGGDGVVYPEGVTSGGEYGDTRMMFVQLPLSYVAAVAGEPGLRFESFTPVNPRMRRHWAETADYLVRQITAPALDLPPLLADQLRRLAATSVLTVFPNTAMIAGCRRVPGREPTAVVRRAITFMEQHAADPLTIIDLAAAAGVGPRGLQAAFRRHLDTTPLARLRRIRLERVHQELRSADPAGGVTVRAVAHRWGFANPGRFAGQYRALFGETPAHTLRN from the coding sequence GTGGACACGCCGCAGCGCATGGACGTCGTCACCCATGATCGGGACGCGGTGGCCGACGCGGTCAACCGGATCATCCGGCACCGGGCCCGGGTCTCCTTCGCGGACGCGGACACCACGGATCTCGCGGTGCGGTCGGTCGCCTACCGCGATCTCAGCGCGTTCCGGGTGCGGCTGACCGGCGTCCGCTACGGCGCGGACGTGCCGCCGATGCCGATGGTGACCGCCGGGGTGATCGCCGGCGGCCGGGCGCGGATCCGGATCGGCCGCCAGGAGATCCTGCTGAGCGGCGGGGACGGCGTCGTCTACCCGGAGGGCGTCACGTCCGGCGGCGAGTACGGCGACACCAGGATGATGTTCGTCCAGCTGCCGCTCTCCTACGTCGCCGCGGTCGCCGGCGAGCCCGGCCTGCGGTTCGAGTCGTTCACGCCGGTGAACCCGCGCATGCGCCGGCACTGGGCCGAGACCGCCGACTACCTGGTCCGGCAGATCACCGCGCCGGCGCTGGACCTGCCGCCGCTGCTCGCCGACCAGTTGCGCCGGCTCGCGGCCACGTCCGTGCTCACGGTCTTCCCGAACACCGCGATGATCGCCGGGTGCCGGCGGGTGCCCGGCCGGGAGCCGACGGCGGTGGTCCGGCGGGCGATCACGTTCATGGAGCAGCATGCGGCCGACCCGCTGACGATCATCGACCTCGCGGCCGCCGCCGGTGTCGGGCCGCGCGGCCTGCAGGCCGCGTTCCGCCGCCACCTGGACACCACGCCGCTGGCACGCCTGCGCCGCATCCGCCTGGAACGGGTGCACCAGGAGTTGCGGTCCGCCGACCCGGCCGGCGGTGTCACGGTCCGCGCGGTGGCCCACCGCTGGGGCTTCGCCAACCCGGGCCGTTTCGCCGGGCAGTACCGCGCCCTGTTCGGCGAGACCCCGGCTCACACGCTCCGCAACTGA
- a CDS encoding glycosyltransferase family 9 protein, whose protein sequence is MILVLRALGVGDLATGVPALRALRAAFPAEELALAAPAWLTPLIDLIGGVDRVVPCAGLDDPLPPLPGVTLAVNLHGRGPQSHQSLLAVRPGALWAFAHESFPAGPEWSDDEHEVARWARLLRFHGVPVNESDLDLRPPAVAVPHGVTIVHPGAKSPSRRWPAGRYAEVARSLAGAGHRIVVTGSAAERELARDVAGRAGLGPESVPETGLAELAGLIAHARLLISGDTGVAHLATAFGTPSVTLFGPMPPSRWGPPPDRPRHRTIWHGVRAERGDSPDPGVHPALRKITVAEVLRETLPIARV, encoded by the coding sequence GTGATCCTGGTGCTTCGCGCGCTCGGCGTGGGCGATCTCGCCACCGGCGTGCCCGCGCTGCGCGCGCTGCGGGCCGCGTTCCCGGCCGAGGAGCTCGCGCTGGCCGCACCCGCCTGGCTGACGCCGCTGATCGACCTGATCGGCGGCGTCGACCGGGTGGTGCCCTGCGCCGGGCTGGACGATCCACTGCCGCCGCTGCCGGGCGTCACGCTCGCGGTCAACCTGCACGGCCGGGGCCCGCAGAGCCATCAGAGCCTTCTGGCGGTACGGCCGGGAGCGCTCTGGGCGTTCGCGCACGAGTCCTTCCCGGCCGGGCCGGAGTGGTCGGACGACGAGCACGAGGTGGCACGCTGGGCTCGTCTGCTGCGCTTCCACGGCGTACCGGTGAACGAATCTGATCTTGATCTTCGGCCGCCGGCCGTCGCGGTGCCGCACGGCGTCACGATCGTCCACCCGGGCGCGAAGTCACCGTCCCGGCGATGGCCGGCCGGCCGCTACGCGGAGGTCGCCCGGTCGCTGGCCGGCGCCGGGCACCGGATCGTGGTGACCGGGTCGGCGGCCGAGCGGGAACTCGCGCGCGACGTCGCCGGCCGGGCCGGGCTGGGACCCGAGTCGGTGCCGGAGACCGGGCTGGCCGAACTGGCCGGGCTGATCGCGCACGCCCGGCTGCTGATCAGCGGCGACACCGGCGTGGCGCACCTGGCGACCGCGTTCGGCACGCCGTCGGTCACGCTGTTCGGCCCGATGCCGCCGAGCCGCTGGGGACCGCCGCCGGACCGGCCCCGGCACCGGACGATCTGGCACGGCGTACGGGCGGAGCGCGGTGATTCGCCGGATCCCGGCGTGCACCCGGCGCTGCGGAAAATCACCGTGGCGGAGGTCCTTCGCGAGACTCTCCCCATCGCGCGCGTGTGA
- a CDS encoding SDR family oxidoreductase, whose protein sequence is MDAVIVTGGSSGLGAAVVDAVTKAGGRPLVIDRQAPADGVEWIECDLADTRAAEAATRELIERAGGSLDGVVTAAGFDVPGALRDVPGDVWDRIVMVDLLATAAVIRAALPALEASHGGVVTISSTLGIKAVSDATAYCAAKFGVVGFTRALAAELAGTVGVTLVIPGGMRTKFFDERDERYKPGPDAVLNDPANVADAILFALRQPAGSAVRELVIAAERESSYP, encoded by the coding sequence ATGGATGCAGTCATCGTCACCGGCGGGTCGAGCGGCCTGGGTGCCGCCGTCGTGGACGCCGTCACCAAGGCCGGCGGGCGCCCGCTGGTCATCGACCGTCAGGCGCCCGCGGACGGCGTCGAGTGGATCGAGTGCGACCTGGCCGACACGCGTGCGGCCGAGGCGGCGACCCGGGAGTTGATCGAGCGGGCCGGCGGGAGCCTGGACGGCGTGGTCACCGCGGCCGGCTTCGACGTGCCGGGTGCGCTGCGGGACGTGCCGGGCGACGTCTGGGACCGGATCGTCATGGTCGACCTGCTGGCCACGGCCGCGGTGATCCGGGCGGCGCTGCCCGCGCTGGAGGCCTCGCACGGCGGCGTCGTCACGATCTCGTCCACGCTCGGGATCAAGGCGGTCAGCGACGCGACCGCGTACTGCGCGGCGAAGTTCGGCGTGGTCGGCTTCACCCGCGCGCTCGCGGCCGAGCTGGCCGGCACGGTCGGCGTCACGCTGGTCATCCCGGGCGGCATGCGGACGAAGTTCTTCGACGAGCGGGACGAGCGGTACAAGCCGGGGCCGGACGCGGTGCTCAACGACCCGGCGAACGTGGCGGACGCGATCCTGTTCGCGCTCCGGCAACCGGCCGGGTCCGCGGTCCGCGAGCTGGTCATCGCGGCCGAGCGGGAGAGCTCGTACCCGTGA
- a CDS encoding PfkB family carbohydrate kinase, which translates to MSADKNTAMSRQMLVVVGDTLLDRDVDGSVRRIAPDAPAPVLDEESTTDRPGGAGLAALLAAGTGIDVALVTALASDPAAARLVELLTAAGIEVYALPSAVPTPEKIRLRAGGQVLVRLDRGGEPAVPADAPRAALDVIGRATAILVSDYGRGVARQPAVRKALEEARAPIVWDPHPRGPVPVPNVRLCTPNAAEARAMSGDAGGGTALAAAERAGFALKRHWRAGAVAVTVGAAGAVLCHGGSTPLVLPAPDVPDGDTCGAGDRFASTAALALARGALVSEAVREAVDAASAYVAAGGAAGAFAEPERPAGPERGDAGAIVAEVRARGGTVVATGGCFDLLHAGHLATLRAARGLGDCLIVCLNSDSSVSALKGPDRPLTAQQDRAALLAALDCVDAVVIFDEPTPEAVLTWLRPDVWVKGGDYSGDAELPESALVRRWGGQTVIVPYLSGHSTTSTIEAARASLSVKG; encoded by the coding sequence ATGAGCGCCGACAAGAACACTGCGATGAGTCGACAGATGCTGGTCGTCGTGGGTGACACGCTGCTGGACCGGGACGTGGACGGCAGCGTGCGCCGGATCGCGCCGGACGCGCCCGCGCCGGTGCTGGACGAGGAGTCCACCACCGACCGTCCGGGCGGCGCCGGGCTCGCCGCGCTGCTCGCGGCCGGCACCGGCATCGACGTGGCGCTGGTCACCGCACTCGCCTCGGACCCGGCCGCGGCCCGGCTGGTCGAGCTGCTCACCGCGGCCGGGATCGAGGTCTACGCGCTGCCGTCGGCCGTGCCCACGCCGGAGAAGATCCGGCTGCGCGCCGGCGGTCAGGTGCTGGTCCGGCTGGACCGGGGCGGCGAGCCCGCGGTGCCGGCGGACGCGCCGCGGGCCGCGCTGGACGTGATCGGCCGCGCCACCGCGATCCTGGTCTCCGACTACGGCCGCGGCGTGGCCCGTCAGCCGGCCGTGCGGAAGGCGCTGGAGGAGGCGCGTGCGCCGATCGTCTGGGATCCGCATCCGCGCGGCCCGGTCCCGGTGCCGAACGTGCGACTGTGCACGCCGAACGCGGCCGAGGCGCGCGCGATGTCCGGTGACGCGGGCGGCGGGACCGCGCTGGCCGCGGCGGAGCGGGCCGGGTTCGCGCTGAAGCGGCACTGGCGGGCCGGCGCGGTCGCGGTGACCGTGGGCGCGGCCGGTGCGGTGCTGTGCCACGGCGGCTCGACGCCGCTGGTGCTGCCGGCCCCGGACGTGCCGGACGGGGACACCTGCGGTGCGGGGGACCGGTTCGCGTCCACGGCCGCGCTGGCGCTGGCCCGGGGCGCGCTGGTCTCCGAGGCGGTGCGGGAGGCGGTGGACGCGGCGTCGGCCTACGTCGCGGCCGGTGGCGCGGCCGGGGCGTTCGCGGAACCGGAGCGGCCGGCCGGGCCGGAGCGCGGGGACGCCGGTGCGATCGTGGCCGAGGTGCGGGCCCGGGGTGGCACGGTCGTCGCGACCGGTGGCTGCTTCGACCTGCTGCACGCCGGGCACCTCGCCACCCTGCGCGCGGCCCGCGGGCTCGGCGACTGCCTGATCGTCTGCCTCAACTCCGACTCCAGCGTGTCCGCGCTCAAGGGCCCGGACCGGCCGCTCACCGCACAGCAGGACCGGGCCGCGCTGCTGGCCGCGCTCGACTGCGTGGACGCCGTTGTGATCTTCGACGAGCCGACGCCGGAGGCGGTGCTCACCTGGCTGCGGCCGGACGTCTGGGTCAAGGGCGGCGACTACTCCGGCGACGCGGAGCTGCCGGAGTCCGCGCTGGTCCGGCGCTGGGGCGGCCAGACCGTGATCGTGCCGTACCTGAGCGGCCACTCCACCACGTCCACCATCGAGGCCGCGCGGGCCTCGCTCTCGGTCAAGGGATGA
- a CDS encoding D-sedoheptulose-7-phosphate isomerase, giving the protein MDPLDAHLSGLQAALPEFRTLASATLPRWGERLARHLGTGGRLLVAGNGGSAAEAQHLAAELVGRLRDERQPLSAIALTPDSSAITAISNDYGYEEVFARQVRAHGRPGDVLILMSTSGRSPNLVKAAHAAREAGVRTWAMTGQQPNPLSRACDETLACPSPDSQVVQELHLVSVHLLCEYVDLALPTVVDALEEALAR; this is encoded by the coding sequence ATGGATCCGCTCGACGCCCACCTGAGCGGCCTGCAGGCCGCGCTGCCCGAGTTCCGCACGCTCGCGTCCGCGACGCTGCCGCGCTGGGGTGAGCGGCTGGCCCGCCACCTCGGCACCGGCGGGCGGCTGCTGGTCGCCGGCAACGGCGGCAGCGCGGCCGAGGCCCAGCATCTCGCGGCCGAGCTGGTCGGGCGGCTGCGCGACGAGCGGCAGCCGCTGTCCGCGATCGCGCTCACGCCGGACTCGTCCGCGATCACCGCGATCAGCAACGACTACGGGTACGAGGAGGTCTTCGCCCGCCAGGTCCGCGCGCACGGTCGCCCCGGCGACGTGCTGATCCTGATGTCGACCAGCGGGCGCAGCCCGAACCTGGTCAAGGCCGCGCACGCGGCCCGGGAGGCGGGCGTGCGCACCTGGGCGATGACCGGGCAGCAGCCGAACCCGCTCTCCCGCGCCTGCGACGAGACGCTGGCCTGCCCGTCCCCGGACTCGCAGGTCGTGCAGGAGCTGCACCTGGTCTCGGTGCACCTGCTCTGCGAGTACGTCGATCTGGCGCTGCCGACGGTCGTGGACGCCCTCGAGGAGGCATTAGCGCGATGA
- a CDS encoding glycosyltransferase, with translation MRVAMISEHASPLAALGGVDAGGQNTHVAALAAELAGQGHDVRVYTRRDDPDTPERVAVRGFEVVHVPAGPPSVLPKDDLLPHMGAFAEWMAADWRATGLPDVAHAHFWMSGLAAVTAGRVCGVPVVQTYHALGTVKRRHQGAADTSPAHRTAYERQLGRVVDRVIVQCRDEEHELASMGVPRERMSLVPSGVDGELFRPDGPAAPRGERPRILTVGRLVERKGYAELIRALAAVPDAELVIAGGPPRDRLMDDPRARRLQELARAAGVAGRVRLTGAIAPAEMPRWYRSADVLAATPWYEPFGLTPLEAMACGVPVVATAVGGLTDTVVDRVTGELVPPRDPAALAVALRRLLGDDVRRISYGAAALDRARSVYGWPTVASRIADVYASVARVREAVA, from the coding sequence ATGCGCGTAGCGATGATCTCCGAACACGCCAGCCCGCTGGCCGCGCTCGGCGGGGTGGACGCGGGCGGCCAGAACACCCACGTGGCCGCGCTCGCGGCCGAGCTGGCCGGGCAGGGCCACGACGTGCGCGTCTACACCCGGCGCGACGACCCGGACACGCCGGAGCGGGTGGCGGTGCGCGGCTTCGAGGTGGTGCACGTGCCGGCCGGCCCGCCGTCCGTGCTGCCCAAGGACGACCTGCTGCCGCACATGGGCGCGTTCGCGGAGTGGATGGCCGCGGACTGGCGGGCGACCGGCCTGCCGGACGTGGCGCACGCGCACTTCTGGATGAGCGGGCTGGCCGCGGTCACGGCGGGCCGGGTCTGCGGCGTGCCGGTGGTGCAGACGTACCACGCGCTCGGCACGGTCAAGCGCCGTCACCAGGGCGCGGCCGACACCAGCCCGGCGCACCGCACCGCGTACGAACGGCAGCTCGGCCGGGTGGTGGACCGGGTGATCGTGCAGTGCCGCGACGAGGAGCACGAGCTGGCCTCGATGGGCGTGCCCCGGGAGCGGATGAGTCTCGTACCGTCCGGTGTGGACGGTGAGCTCTTCCGCCCGGACGGCCCGGCCGCGCCGCGCGGCGAACGCCCTCGGATCCTCACGGTCGGCCGGCTGGTCGAGCGCAAGGGCTACGCCGAGCTGATCCGCGCGCTGGCCGCGGTGCCGGACGCGGAGCTGGTGATCGCGGGTGGCCCACCCCGGGACCGGCTGATGGACGATCCCCGCGCGCGCCGGCTGCAGGAGCTGGCCCGCGCCGCCGGGGTGGCCGGCCGGGTGCGGCTCACCGGCGCGATCGCACCGGCGGAGATGCCCCGCTGGTACCGGTCCGCGGACGTGTTGGCGGCCACGCCCTGGTACGAGCCGTTCGGCCTGACCCCGCTGGAGGCGATGGCGTGCGGTGTGCCGGTGGTGGCGACCGCGGTCGGCGGCCTCACCGACACCGTGGTCGACCGGGTCACCGGTGAGCTGGTCCCGCCGCGCGACCCGGCCGCGCTCGCGGTGGCGCTGCGCCGGTTGCTCGGCGACGACGTGCGCCGGATCTCCTACGGCGCCGCCGCGCTCGACCGGGCCCGCAGCGTCTACGGCTGGCCGACGGTCGCGTCCCGGATCGCGGACGTCTACGCGTCGGTCGCCCGGGTCCGAGAGGCGGTCGCCTGA
- a CDS encoding glycosyltransferase — MNILFWHVHGSWATAFVQGKHRYLVPVNDARDEWGRGRARTFPWPDTVEEVDVAALRPDDVDVIVLQRPAELDRIAHLRQRPKIFLEHNTPKGNVPDTRHPMADRDDLAIVHVTHFNDLFWDAGGTRTHVIEHGVVPPAVRWTGELERLAVVTNEPVRRNRVTGTDLYHRFTPVAPLDVYGMGVAGLHLDRVFTHDDPPQAAMHEQIAHRRAYLHLCRWTSLGLSLIEAMQIGMPVLALATTEAVAAVPADAGVLATRVDTLVEAAQWLIDDPAAARRMGAAARQSALTRYGLDRFLADWDRLLEEHTCA; from the coding sequence GTGAACATCCTGTTCTGGCATGTGCACGGCTCCTGGGCGACCGCGTTCGTCCAGGGGAAACACCGCTACCTGGTGCCGGTCAACGACGCGCGGGACGAGTGGGGGCGGGGCCGGGCGCGCACGTTCCCGTGGCCGGACACGGTCGAGGAGGTCGACGTCGCGGCGCTGCGCCCGGACGACGTGGACGTGATCGTGCTGCAGCGCCCGGCGGAACTGGACCGGATCGCGCACCTGCGGCAGCGGCCGAAGATCTTCCTGGAGCACAACACGCCGAAGGGGAACGTGCCGGACACCCGGCACCCGATGGCGGACCGGGACGACCTCGCGATCGTGCACGTGACCCACTTCAACGACCTGTTCTGGGACGCGGGCGGCACCCGCACCCACGTGATCGAGCACGGCGTGGTGCCGCCGGCCGTGCGCTGGACCGGCGAGCTGGAACGGCTCGCCGTGGTCACCAACGAGCCGGTGCGCCGCAACCGGGTCACCGGCACCGACCTGTACCACCGGTTCACGCCGGTCGCGCCGCTGGACGTCTACGGCATGGGCGTGGCCGGGCTGCACCTGGACCGGGTGTTCACGCACGACGACCCGCCGCAGGCCGCGATGCACGAGCAGATCGCGCACCGCCGGGCCTACCTGCACCTGTGCCGGTGGACGTCGCTCGGGCTGAGCCTGATCGAGGCGATGCAGATCGGCATGCCGGTGCTCGCGCTGGCCACCACGGAGGCGGTCGCGGCCGTGCCGGCCGACGCCGGTGTGCTCGCCACCCGGGTGGACACGCTGGTCGAGGCCGCGCAGTGGCTGATCGACGATCCCGCCGCCGCGCGTCGCATGGGTGCCGCCGCCCGCCAATCCGCCCTGACCCGGTACGGCCTGGACCGTTTTCTCGCCGACTGGGACCGACTCCTGGAGGAACACACATGCGCGTAG